In the Vanessa atalanta chromosome 13, ilVanAtal1.2, whole genome shotgun sequence genome, ATCCCCAGAGCCAGTAGAGCCTGCAAAACCAGTGGAACAGCCTCAACCGGAGCCTGAAATCAGTCCGTTGAGGGAAGAACCTTCGGAAAGATGCATGAAATGGGAAGATGGAAAACTAAAGTACACTCCTGCAGTAGAACAGTTGGAATTTGCTTTTGAATCAGTTCCACATAGCGAGCCCTGGTTCGAAACATTTAAACGTCAAGATCAAGACAAACTTGTTGCAAGAAATGTGCCTCAGTATTTTGGTAATTATAATGactaatttatcatttattatattataaaactatttcctAACagcatttttttgttacagaattGTATTCTAAGTCACCAAAGTTACCCTATGAAATTGGCCAGTTACCACCTTTAAAACCCAATTGCTGTCCTTTGAGTGACTTTGTTAAAAGAGAAGAAAAACCTGGACCATCTCGATCTTATGGTACCCGTGGAATGAAGAAGCAACGAATAAAGAAAAGAACAGCTGCACTTCTTGCATTAGAGGGCCATCCACGAAAGTCTCCAAGAGAACATGCATCTACATTAGCTATACTTGGCTCTGCAGGTTTATTGCAGACACGAAAGCATGCAGATGATACAAAGTCAACAGCATCAGAAGACACAGTTAGTGATACTCAGAGTAATATGAAAGTTGAACCTGTCTTATCTGAAACCCAAGAAGCCTCCGAGCGACTTCAACAATTCCTGTCTGAAGTATTTGAAGAACCCACAGACTATGAAATATCTTATGATTTGGCAGGTGATGAAACAGCTGTCATAGCATCAAAAAATCTCCCTGATGTTTCAAGCCTTGTATCAGAATGTGATGATTGTGACATTATAAGGAATGAGATTAAACAAGGTGCTACTGGCTGCATGCGAGGTAGACGAGGCAAGTTCAAAAAGAAGAACCGAACTGGGTGGcctaataaaaagaaacaaaccaAAAAAGACTCCCGAACTAGCAGTATGGAACTTGAACAGAAGGCAGATAGTAGTCTAGACAGGTCATCGGTGGAGCTTCCTGATGATGACACAACACAGGACACACTAAGCgaagaaaataatactttatcagAATCAGATGAAAAAACATTGACTAATGAAAAGTTAAAGATTAGTTTTGAGCCGCATAAAAGTGAAACCCCAAAGAAggatattaacaatattacctTAGAACTAAAAGAAAAAGTCACTCCTATGGAAGTAAACCACAATGacaaaatacaaaaagaagACAGATTACATTTAGATTTAAAGGTTGTATTACATGATAAAATTAACCATAAGTCTCCCACAAAACGGGACACTGAAAAAGACGAGAAAGGTGCAAATCGTTCATCTGCATCAGATGCTGAGGATAGAGATGAAAAAGCAAAGAAAAAGAAACGTGTTCTGCAGGGTTTATTGTTACAGCCGATAGTGAGAGTAGCGCGAGTGGATCCAAATGCCGGCCGGAGACTGCGTTCGGCCGGACGGGCTCGGACAAACCGATTCAGATAGCGCGCGGCCAAGCTGACTCGAATCAGTGGATAAAGAGACTCAActcggttttaattaaaatccatgGACAAAGTGGCGTTTTAGATCGATGAACATTATAGATACGTTCACATTATTGCTTCCTAATATTTTGGAATACCTATCAATGTGAATATtctcaataattaaaaacaattgactGCTCTAGCTAATAtaccaacatttttataaaatgttgaaagattaaatttgttatttgagattatttgcacaaatgttatatatgttgatAAATCACACTTAGCAATAGATGTgaataaaactacaatatttttagcCAATGTGTAAAACATGGGTACAAATATTGTATAGTAGTGCGACATACAAAACCTGCAGATAAATCCTGTTAGTAATTAATCTTTCCATATACAAATGATGTTgtccatataatttatttatcatttcgaATAGAAGAGTAGCTGACTGTtttgtaattagtttatttaataacaatttttcaaaagaaaatgaATTTACTATGAAGTTACATTAGAGGCTCTTTTTTGAGTTAAAttgaagtttctttttttttgagaaaatataCCTTATGTTGTTTGTTATTCAGAAACACTTTTATTATGAGTGTGTTCAGATTGACGCATGTGAGAAATTTtttctttgaataattttaaaatgtaaatataacttgtaatatattattttttttgttaaatattagtatGAGTGTACAAGCAATGTGAATTTAAACATTGAGAGCTTAGTCTGTACATAAATTGATGTTTTTCGTATGCTTAAAGTATGTTTTCCTTTTTCATTGGATGAAAGTTGTTAAATGTCAAGTTTCGTCAAGtaaagttgtataaaataaaatattaattatacaatatctgTTCTTTTCTTTGCAAacacattataaaatgttaccagcatatagattttttgaaacgaagttcttttatctTGCTTACAttagagtgaactggcaaaaatcattacaaaacaaaaaagcaTTAGGTTTAGCATTCCctctctttttttttctttctattttagttggttttataaaagaatatttaaaatttattttttggt is a window encoding:
- the LOC125068223 gene encoding neurofilament heavy polypeptide-like isoform X2 — protein: MLQRLRQPPPPQHHNYVHLTVQKAISLLDKLYDTFFTAPRKAHVNLFSKHFIKIEFLDKLCRPVYKEFDEWPQISLEPDPPKEKKDKKDTPENLVNAIPSNNNIQKMTRKSRPRIKEREEKEQKGGYCEMCNADYVDAAIHRRSPHHLAFVRDHTNFLALDSLITSGTDVTTFLDKTMPVNGERRSLRKLCNGDVEPKSKRSKRSQSPDTINGNVSPRRNGGLDDEKKHNTRCSKRTSESQPSEDRQYYKVVGVSTKLRSSGGFAIKKKDSPPTCNGTKPLVVKFRKVRRSELSVLSDEAEQFMFPKRASSTSSTSSDEEDKVEAIKTRRKTPPKPPPPIERQRLARPVALKEESSEEDSWPEDKRRRKRRVPAVAKRGKRVAGRPPVVESQKKSPEPVEPAKPVEQPQPEPEISPLREEPSERCMKWEDGKLKYTPAVEQLEFAFESVPHSEPWFETFKRQDQDKLVARNVPQYFELYSKSPKLPYEIGQLPPLKPNCCPLSDFVKREEKPGPSRSYGTRGMKKQRIKKRTAALLALEGHPRKSPREHASTLAILGSAGLLQTRKHADDTKSTASEDTVSDTQSNMKVEPVLSETQEASERLQQFLSEVFEEPTDYEISYDLAGDETAVIASKNLPDVSSLVSECDDCDIIRNEIKQGATGCMRGRRGKFKKKNRTGWPNKKKQTKKDSRTSSMELEQKADSSLDRSSVELPDDDTTQDTLSEENNTLSESDEKTLTNEKLKISFEPHKSETPKKDINNITLELKEKVTPMEVNHNDKIQKEDRLHLDLKVVLHDKINHKSPTKRDTEKDEKGANRSSASDAEDRDEKAKKKKRVLQGLLLQPIVRVARVDPNAGRRLRSAGRARTNRFR
- the LOC125068223 gene encoding neurofilament heavy polypeptide-like isoform X3, with protein sequence MPCSSGSASRPRPNTTTTYILPFRRLCRPVYKEFDEWPQISLEPDPPKEKKDKKDTPENLVNAIPSNNNIQKMTRKSRPRIKEREEKEQKGGYCEMCNADYVDAAIHRRSPHHLAFVRDHTNFLALDSLITSGTDVTTFLDKTMPVNGERRSLRKLCNGDVEPKSKRSKRSQSPDTINGNVSPRRNGGLDDEKKHNTRCSKRTSESQPSEDRQYYKVVGVSTKLRSSGGFAIKKKDSPPTCNGTKPLVVKFRKVRRSELSVLSDEAEQFMFPKRASSTSSTSSDEEDKVEAIKTRRKTPPKPPPPIERQRLARPVALKEESSEEDSWPEDKRRRKRRVPAVAKRGKRVAGRPPVVESQKKSPEPVEPAKPVEQPQPEPEISPLREEPSERCMKWEDGKLKYTPAVEQLEFAFESVPHSEPWFETFKRQDQDKLVARNVPQYFELYSKSPKLPYEIGQLPPLKPNCCPLSDFVKREEKPGPSRSYGTRGMKKQRIKKRTAALLALEGHPRKSPREHASTLAILGSAGLLQTRKHADDTKSTASEDTVSDTQSNMKVEPVLSETQEASERLQQFLSEVFEEPTDYEISYDLAGDETAVIASKNLPDVSSLVSECDDCDIIRNEIKQGATGCMRGRRGKFKKKNRTGWPNKKKQTKKDSRTSSMELEQKADSSLDRSSVELPDDDTTQDTLSEENNTLSESDEKTLTNEKLKISFEPHKSETPKKDINNITLELKEKVTPMEVNHNDKIQKEDRLHLDLKVVLHDKINHKSPTKRDTEKDEKGANRSSASDAEDRDEKAKKKKRVLQGLLLQPIVRVARVDPNAGRRLRSAGRARTNRFR
- the LOC125068223 gene encoding neurofilament heavy polypeptide-like isoform X4: MTRKSRPRIKEREEKEQKGGYCEMCNADYVDAAIHRRSPHHLAFVRDHTNFLALDSLITSGTDVTTFLDKTMPVNGERRSLRKLCNGDVEPKSKRSKRSQSPDTINGNVSPRRNGGLDDEKKHNTRCSKRTSESQPSEDRQYYKVVGVSTKLRSSGGFAIKKKDSPPTCNGTKPLVVKFRKVRRSELSVLSDEAEQFMFPKRASSTSSTSSDEEDKVEAIKTRRKTPPKPPPPIERQRLARPVALKEESSEEDSWPEDKRRRKRRVPAVAKRGKRVAGRPPVVESQKKSPEPVEPAKPVEQPQPEPEISPLREEPSERCMKWEDGKLKYTPAVEQLEFAFESVPHSEPWFETFKRQDQDKLVARNVPQYFELYSKSPKLPYEIGQLPPLKPNCCPLSDFVKREEKPGPSRSYGTRGMKKQRIKKRTAALLALEGHPRKSPREHASTLAILGSAGLLQTRKHADDTKSTASEDTVSDTQSNMKVEPVLSETQEASERLQQFLSEVFEEPTDYEISYDLAGDETAVIASKNLPDVSSLVSECDDCDIIRNEIKQGATGCMRGRRGKFKKKNRTGWPNKKKQTKKDSRTSSMELEQKADSSLDRSSVELPDDDTTQDTLSEENNTLSESDEKTLTNEKLKISFEPHKSETPKKDINNITLELKEKVTPMEVNHNDKIQKEDRLHLDLKVVLHDKINHKSPTKRDTEKDEKGANRSSASDAEDRDEKAKKKKRVLQGLLLQPIVRVARVDPNAGRRLRSAGRARTNRFR
- the LOC125068223 gene encoding neurofilament heavy polypeptide-like isoform X1, translated to MMVSNLQLQEKYNKIRKNFCFYLDIQEPSLSRSISRRLQDMGLREEVFLTSRVTHVVGARPETVARCARREGRARADAMLQRLRQPPPPQHHNYVHLTVQKAISLLDKLYDTFFTAPRKAHVNLFSKHFIKIEFLDKLCRPVYKEFDEWPQISLEPDPPKEKKDKKDTPENLVNAIPSNNNIQKMTRKSRPRIKEREEKEQKGGYCEMCNADYVDAAIHRRSPHHLAFVRDHTNFLALDSLITSGTDVTTFLDKTMPVNGERRSLRKLCNGDVEPKSKRSKRSQSPDTINGNVSPRRNGGLDDEKKHNTRCSKRTSESQPSEDRQYYKVVGVSTKLRSSGGFAIKKKDSPPTCNGTKPLVVKFRKVRRSELSVLSDEAEQFMFPKRASSTSSTSSDEEDKVEAIKTRRKTPPKPPPPIERQRLARPVALKEESSEEDSWPEDKRRRKRRVPAVAKRGKRVAGRPPVVESQKKSPEPVEPAKPVEQPQPEPEISPLREEPSERCMKWEDGKLKYTPAVEQLEFAFESVPHSEPWFETFKRQDQDKLVARNVPQYFELYSKSPKLPYEIGQLPPLKPNCCPLSDFVKREEKPGPSRSYGTRGMKKQRIKKRTAALLALEGHPRKSPREHASTLAILGSAGLLQTRKHADDTKSTASEDTVSDTQSNMKVEPVLSETQEASERLQQFLSEVFEEPTDYEISYDLAGDETAVIASKNLPDVSSLVSECDDCDIIRNEIKQGATGCMRGRRGKFKKKNRTGWPNKKKQTKKDSRTSSMELEQKADSSLDRSSVELPDDDTTQDTLSEENNTLSESDEKTLTNEKLKISFEPHKSETPKKDINNITLELKEKVTPMEVNHNDKIQKEDRLHLDLKVVLHDKINHKSPTKRDTEKDEKGANRSSASDAEDRDEKAKKKKRVLQGLLLQPIVRVARVDPNAGRRLRSAGRARTNRFR